A genomic region of Alnus glutinosa chromosome 11, dhAlnGlut1.1, whole genome shotgun sequence contains the following coding sequences:
- the LOC133880925 gene encoding probable plastid-lipid-associated protein 4, chloroplastic isoform X2: protein MSMALSSHTPSTLSLTTTQSSTPSTRKFISFPPPLAAFQFPAKPTSHKLSTTSGPEKWRAKVSFFPAFLNKGKDAKTLKEELLQAIAPLDRGADATAEDQQTVDQIARKLEAVNPIKEPLKSNLLNGKWELIYTTSTSILQTQRPKFLRSSANYQAINVDTLRAQNMESWPFFNQIPIKAPGRARGELEITYLDEELRVSRGDKGNLFILKMVDPSYRVSI, encoded by the exons ATGTCCATGGCCTTATCTTCTCATACTCCTTCAACCCTCAGTCTCACTACAACCCAATCCTCTACGCCTTCAACTCGTAAATTCATCTCCTTTCCTCCTCCTCTCGCTGCCTTTCAGTTCCCAGCCAAACCCACCTCCCACAAACTCTCAACGACCTCAGGCCCTGAGAAATGGAGAGCCAaagtttctttctttcctgCTTTCTTGAACAAAGGCAAAGATGCAAAGACTCTCAAGGAGGAGCTTCTTCAGGCCATTGCCCCGCTTGATCGCGGAGCCGATGCCACTGCCGAAGACCAGCAAACAGTTGATCAG atAGCACGGAAACTTGAGGCTGTTAACCCAATAAAGGAACCACTCAAATCTAATTTACTCAATGGCAAATGGGAGCTTATATACACTACTTCAACATCGATTTTGCAAACCCAG AGACCCAAATTTCTGAGATCGAGTGCAAACTACCAAGCAATCAATGTGGATACACTTAGGGCCCAGAACATGGAATCTTGGCCATTCTTCAACCAG ATACCCATTAAGGCACCGGGAAGAGCTCGTGGTGAACTGGAAATTACATATTTGGATGAAGAATTGCG agTATCCAGAGGAGACAAAGGCAACTTGTTCATCCTGAAAATGGTCGATCCGTCGTACCGAGTTTCTATTTAA
- the LOC133880925 gene encoding probable plastid-lipid-associated protein 4, chloroplastic isoform X1 codes for MSMALSSHTPSTLSLTTTQSSTPSTRKFISFPPPLAAFQFPAKPTSHKLSTTSGPEKWRAKVSFFPAFLNKGKDAKTLKEELLQAIAPLDRGADATAEDQQTVDQIARKLEAVNPIKEPLKSNLLNGKWELIYTTSTSILQTQRPKFLRSSANYQAINVDTLRAQNMESWPFFNQVTADLTPLNARKVAVKFDNFKIAGLIPIKAPGRARGELEITYLDEELRVSRGDKGNLFILKMVDPSYRVSI; via the exons ATGTCCATGGCCTTATCTTCTCATACTCCTTCAACCCTCAGTCTCACTACAACCCAATCCTCTACGCCTTCAACTCGTAAATTCATCTCCTTTCCTCCTCCTCTCGCTGCCTTTCAGTTCCCAGCCAAACCCACCTCCCACAAACTCTCAACGACCTCAGGCCCTGAGAAATGGAGAGCCAaagtttctttctttcctgCTTTCTTGAACAAAGGCAAAGATGCAAAGACTCTCAAGGAGGAGCTTCTTCAGGCCATTGCCCCGCTTGATCGCGGAGCCGATGCCACTGCCGAAGACCAGCAAACAGTTGATCAG atAGCACGGAAACTTGAGGCTGTTAACCCAATAAAGGAACCACTCAAATCTAATTTACTCAATGGCAAATGGGAGCTTATATACACTACTTCAACATCGATTTTGCAAACCCAG AGACCCAAATTTCTGAGATCGAGTGCAAACTACCAAGCAATCAATGTGGATACACTTAGGGCCCAGAACATGGAATCTTGGCCATTCTTCAACCAG GTAACGGCAGATTTAACACCTCTTAATGCAAGAAAAGTGGCCGTGAAATTTGATAATTTCAAAATTGCAGGTTTG ATACCCATTAAGGCACCGGGAAGAGCTCGTGGTGAACTGGAAATTACATATTTGGATGAAGAATTGCG agTATCCAGAGGAGACAAAGGCAACTTGTTCATCCTGAAAATGGTCGATCCGTCGTACCGAGTTTCTATTTAA